Proteins encoded within one genomic window of Micromonospora halotolerans:
- a CDS encoding serine/threonine protein kinase, protein MLTQGVVLSDRYRLGERIATGGMGAVWKCTDTLLGREVAVKVLLPSLVADPEFTTRFHAEARMLAALRHPGIVQVHDFGSATLADGSQVSYLVMEYVDGEPLVTWIRRAGRLDPASTMSVVGQAAHALHAAHLAGIVHRDVKPGNLLVKRDGTVVLVDFGIARASTMAGITAAHMVLGTASYMSPEQAAGQPVSPVTDVYALGAVAYYCLAGRPPFEGDNPLQVAMRHVQDEPPPLVGTPPAVVEVVGRALAKRPADRFPSALALAEAAQDARDATLARLPAPPRPPWAVAGPAVPGPAVLPAPTPDPPAATPPAGQPSTGHTPAGQSPAGQPPAGPPPAAFPPGPRSAAGPAPAVPTTPPGPVFAPGQASAVPGPVPGAPGPGSAPAPVWAAGVAQAGGEPGHGSLRDRHAGSGVPPTLEEPAERRGRGRALALAGAAGVVLVAVLTAVVVAVLNSPDDPDSGRGPAALAGESPVADPAQPEASAGASVGAGSGASPTPSRSGRPGRSPSATPSRPAADAGTPSAGDPAPTTGAPAPTGSKASTKQPYTAAQACGSGYQVIDSATLTAGGVRKGRVYLLYSTAGGTNCVVTLKDTDVGQATTVTAYLEVQGKARQTESGAYRYYAGPVRASAAGACVKWGGSAGGASYGSAFEHCD, encoded by the coding sequence GTGCTGACTCAAGGAGTGGTGCTCAGCGATCGCTACCGGCTGGGCGAACGCATCGCGACGGGCGGCATGGGTGCGGTCTGGAAGTGCACCGACACCCTGCTGGGCCGCGAGGTCGCCGTGAAGGTCCTGCTGCCGTCGCTGGTCGCCGATCCCGAGTTCACCACCCGCTTCCACGCCGAGGCCCGGATGCTGGCGGCGCTGCGGCACCCCGGCATCGTGCAGGTCCACGACTTCGGCTCCGCGACCCTCGCCGACGGCAGCCAGGTCAGCTACCTCGTGATGGAGTACGTCGACGGCGAGCCGCTGGTCACCTGGATCCGGCGCGCCGGCCGGCTCGACCCGGCGTCCACCATGTCGGTGGTGGGGCAGGCCGCGCACGCCCTGCACGCCGCCCACCTCGCCGGGATCGTCCACCGCGACGTGAAGCCGGGGAACCTGCTGGTCAAGCGGGACGGCACGGTCGTGCTGGTCGACTTCGGCATCGCCCGGGCCAGCACCATGGCGGGCATCACGGCCGCGCACATGGTGCTCGGCACCGCCTCGTACATGTCGCCGGAGCAGGCGGCCGGACAGCCGGTGTCACCGGTCACCGACGTCTACGCGCTCGGCGCCGTCGCCTACTACTGCCTGGCCGGGCGGCCGCCCTTCGAGGGCGACAACCCCCTCCAGGTGGCCATGCGGCACGTCCAGGACGAGCCGCCGCCGCTGGTGGGCACGCCGCCCGCGGTGGTCGAGGTGGTCGGCCGCGCGCTGGCGAAGCGTCCGGCCGACCGGTTCCCGAGCGCGCTCGCCCTGGCCGAGGCCGCCCAGGACGCCCGGGACGCCACCCTGGCCCGGCTCCCCGCACCGCCCCGCCCGCCGTGGGCGGTCGCGGGTCCCGCCGTGCCCGGCCCGGCCGTCCTCCCGGCGCCGACCCCGGACCCGCCCGCGGCGACGCCACCGGCCGGCCAGCCGTCGACCGGTCACACGCCCGCCGGCCAGTCCCCTGCCGGCCAGCCACCCGCAGGTCCGCCGCCCGCGGCGTTCCCGCCCGGGCCGCGGTCGGCCGCCGGCCCCGCCCCGGCCGTCCCCACCACGCCGCCCGGTCCCGTTTTCGCTCCCGGGCAGGCCTCCGCCGTTCCCGGGCCCGTCCCCGGGGCTCCCGGGCCGGGTTCCGCGCCGGCGCCGGTCTGGGCGGCCGGCGTCGCGCAGGCGGGCGGGGAGCCCGGCCACGGGTCGCTGCGGGACCGGCACGCCGGTTCCGGCGTACCGCCGACGCTGGAGGAGCCGGCGGAGCGCCGGGGCCGCGGGCGGGCACTGGCGCTGGCCGGTGCGGCCGGCGTGGTGCTGGTCGCCGTGCTGACCGCGGTGGTCGTGGCGGTGCTGAACTCCCCCGACGACCCGGATTCCGGCCGCGGCCCGGCCGCGCTGGCCGGGGAGTCCCCGGTCGCCGACCCCGCGCAGCCGGAGGCGTCGGCCGGCGCCAGTGTGGGCGCCGGTTCCGGCGCGTCGCCGACGCCGAGCCGCAGCGGGCGGCCGGGCCGGTCACCGTCGGCCACGCCGAGCCGTCCCGCCGCGGACGCCGGCACCCCGTCGGCCGGGGACCCCGCGCCGACCACCGGCGCGCCCGCCCCGACCGGGAGCAAGGCCAGCACGAAGCAGCCGTACACGGCGGCGCAGGCGTGCGGCAGCGGCTACCAGGTGATCGACTCGGCGACCCTGACCGCCGGCGGGGTCCGCAAGGGGCGCGTCTACCTGCTCTACAGCACCGCGGGCGGCACCAACTGCGTGGTCACCCTCAAGGACACCGACGTCGGGCAGGCCACCACGGTGACCGCGTACCTGGAGGTGCAGGGCAAGGCGCGGCAGACCGAGAGCGGCGCCTACCGCTACTACGCCGGGCCGGTGCGGGCGAGCGCCGCCGGGGCCTGCGTGAAGTGGGGCGGGTCGGCGGGCGGGGCCAGCTACGGCAGCGCGTTCGAGCACTGCGACTGA
- a CDS encoding site-2 protease family protein yields the protein MTGYDRPRDPLVLGVPRAAFRPSPIFLALVAIFVASGVMAWNGFGSVRFDVFLFVVSGWLVSLCLHEYAHAVVAYRAGDRDIAHRGYLTLNPLKYTHPLLSIVLPVVVVLLGGIGLPGGAVWVDRHAIPGRLRHTLVSLAGPATNVLFTLLLVLAVRVGREVGGGPLEFWAGVGLLAFLQLTASVLNLLPVPGLDGGNMIEPWLSPPYRRMYDLFAPYGFILLFALLWSPRINGWFFSAVFSVGDLLGLPPQLYALGWHLIRFWEG from the coding sequence ATGACGGGCTACGACCGCCCGCGCGACCCGCTGGTGCTCGGGGTGCCCCGGGCGGCGTTCCGGCCCAGCCCGATCTTCCTCGCCCTGGTCGCGATCTTCGTGGCCAGCGGCGTGATGGCCTGGAACGGGTTCGGCAGCGTCCGGTTCGACGTCTTCCTCTTCGTGGTCTCCGGCTGGCTGGTCTCGCTCTGCCTGCACGAGTACGCGCACGCCGTGGTCGCGTACCGGGCCGGGGACCGGGACATCGCGCACCGGGGCTACCTGACGTTGAACCCGCTGAAGTACACCCACCCGCTGCTGTCCATCGTGCTGCCGGTGGTCGTGGTGCTGCTCGGCGGCATCGGCCTGCCCGGCGGCGCGGTCTGGGTCGACCGGCACGCCATCCCGGGCCGGCTGCGGCACACCCTGGTCAGCCTGGCCGGGCCGGCCACCAACGTGCTGTTCACCCTGCTGCTCGTGCTGGCCGTGCGGGTCGGCCGGGAGGTCGGCGGCGGCCCGCTGGAGTTCTGGGCCGGGGTGGGACTGCTGGCGTTCCTCCAGCTCACCGCGAGCGTGCTCAACCTGCTGCCGGTGCCCGGCCTGGACGGCGGCAACATGATCGAGCCGTGGCTGTCCCCGCCGTACCGGCGGATGTACGACCTGTTCGCCCCGTACGGCTTCATCCTGCTGTTCGCCCTGCTGTGGAGCCCGCGGATCAACGGCTGGTTCTTCAGCGCGGTCTTCTCGGTCGGCGACCTGCTCGGCCTGCCGCCCCAGCTCTACGCGCTCGGCTGGCACCTGATCCGGTTCTGGGAGGGCTGA